A region of Alkalinema sp. FACHB-956 DNA encodes the following proteins:
- a CDS encoding heme A synthase, whose product MTDAATNQMHQMQPNALVNDAAKDTFGQNHSQNHAQKQWITRSVFGLAIATLGLMALGSATRVMNAGLSCPDWPLCYGTLLPSQQMNLQVFLEWFHRLVASVIGFGIISVTAGTWWYRRSQPQDCPRWLPWSMTFALGLVVFQGVLGGLTVTELLRFDIVTAHLGTGLLFFSTLLTIGVLLVPDAIFLPGGGTTATVDGPTIQDRVRKLQRLRWVGLVAVLCIYLQSLLGGLVASRWALHQCFGVQQLCTVMNSHLIGVIPATIATIVAVVFAMRSKVLSSGLRHVIHGAGFLLLMQLLLGVATFRLHLQVEPLTVAHQMVGASLLGALVIFTVAMFRTHRLVLKQAN is encoded by the coding sequence ATGACAGATGCAGCCACAAACCAGATGCACCAAATGCAGCCAAACGCTTTGGTCAACGATGCGGCCAAAGATACTTTCGGGCAAAATCACTCGCAAAACCACGCCCAAAAACAGTGGATTACCCGATCGGTGTTTGGATTGGCGATCGCAACGCTGGGGCTGATGGCCTTAGGGAGTGCCACCCGTGTCATGAATGCAGGACTCTCCTGTCCCGATTGGCCCCTGTGCTATGGCACCCTATTGCCCTCACAGCAGATGAATTTACAGGTCTTTCTGGAATGGTTTCATCGCTTGGTGGCTTCGGTGATTGGCTTTGGGATCATTTCAGTGACGGCGGGAACCTGGTGGTATCGTCGATCCCAGCCTCAGGACTGCCCCCGGTGGCTCCCTTGGAGCATGACCTTTGCCCTAGGGCTTGTGGTCTTCCAGGGGGTGCTAGGCGGCTTAACGGTTACAGAATTACTGCGATTTGACATCGTTACTGCCCATTTAGGGACGGGACTGTTATTTTTTAGTACTCTTTTAACAATTGGCGTGTTGTTAGTCCCTGACGCGATTTTCTTGCCGGGGGGCGGGACGACAGCAACCGTGGATGGGCCAACGATTCAAGACCGGGTTCGTAAATTGCAACGCCTCCGCTGGGTTGGTTTGGTGGCCGTTCTCTGTATCTATCTACAAAGTTTGCTGGGTGGCCTCGTGGCTTCCCGTTGGGCCCTCCATCAGTGTTTTGGGGTACAACAGCTCTGCACCGTCATGAATAGCCACCTCATTGGGGTAATTCCCGCCACGATCGCCACGATCGTCGCAGTGGTATTCGCGATGCGGTCTAAGGTTCTTTCTTCTGGGCTACGGCATGTGATCCATGGCGCTGGATTTTTGTTACTGATGCAACTGCTTTTAGGGGTTGCAACCTTTAGACTCCATTTACAGGTGGAACCCTTAACCGTAGCCCATCAAATGGTTGGTGCATCTCTCTTGGGGGCCTTAGTCATCTTTACGGTTGCGATGTTCCGCACCCATCGACTGGTCCTGAAACAAGCTAACTAG